In the genome of Triticum urartu cultivar G1812 chromosome 5, Tu2.1, whole genome shotgun sequence, one region contains:
- the LOC125510374 gene encoding protein PLASTID MOVEMENT IMPAIRED 1, translating into MADDGKPRDQTLQELDALSHTLYQAHSNRRHASLALPRGVVGEDVVTAEALRAEVARPRTRRLSMTSPFRSRGKAGKKDDDDEDDDRGSLRAAAPSKSRSFAAAVSPALGGGEKKKGLWGWKPMRALSHIGMTRLGCLFSVEVAAAQGLPSSMDGLRLAVAVRKKESREGAVQTMPSRVQQGAADFEETLFVRCHVYCSGGGAGKPPAKFEPRPFLLSVVAVDAPELDLGQSSVDLSALVKESTEKSQQGERVRQWQMAFPLAGKAKGGELVVTLAFQIMEDGGVGLYSQPATKTAASSSSSSSALFARKQSKTSFSITSPKVTRSEPSFTPAKGTPSQDLSGIDDFKLDGPSTPVPEPKQEQKKEPEPEAKADDSEFTEFDFDVVDKGVEGQEEKDEANADSKKEDKEAEEEESATPAAGDEVVKEVVHDSASMWRLNELEAITNQIKALESLMLGDTLEEDADKPAEPQEDEAAVEGLEADEEEVTREFLQLLEQGEGNGKSSTAPQVSSLKSSAKPGTGADEACYVSDLGKGLGPIVQTRDGGYLAATNPFDIPVVRKELPKLAMQLSKPFILRGQKLPGGGAEVFQRLCAGGCETLCEKLGALTATDEVIGKTAEQIAFEGMASAIISARSKELGASSSAAESVSLLRTMSAAMSDGRQERITTGIWNAHEAPVTADEILPFSLQKIETMAIEALKVQAGVAEEQAPFDVSPVTDAVDAGHPLDAAVPPEEWASACAGADAVTMLVVAQLRDPMRRYEAVGAPSIVVIQAGRAGTDADGETRFKVANMHVGGMRLKTADRRNVWDGERQRLTATHWLVAYGLGKAGKKGRPSGAAAGKIGTDVLWSMSSRVVADMWLKPMRNPDVKIAAN; encoded by the coding sequence ATGGCCGACGACGGCAAGCCCCGCGACCAGACCCTCCAGGAGCTCGACGCGCTCAGCCACACGCTCTACCAGGCGCACAGCAACCGCCGCCACGCGTCGCTCGCCCTCCCGCGCGGCGTCGTCGGCGAGGATGTCGTAACGGCGGAGGCGCTCCGGGCAGAGGTCGCGCGCCCGCGGACTCGCCGCCTGTCCATGACGTCGCCGTTCCGGTCGAGGGGCAAGGCGGGGAAGAAGGATGACGACGacgaggacgacgaccgcggcagCCTGAGGGCCGCGGCGCCGTCCAAGAGCCGGAGCTTCGCCGccgcggtctccccggcgctgggcGGCGGGGAGAAGAAGAAGGGGTTATGGGGCTGGAAGCCGATGCGCGCGCTGTCGCACATCGGCATGACCCGCCTCGGCTGCCTCTTCTCCGtcgaggtggcggcggcgcagggcctGCCGTCGTCCATGGACGGGCTCCGCCTCGCCGTGGCCGTGCGCAAGAAGGAGTCGCGCGAGGGCGCCGTGCAGACCATGCCGTCCCGCGTGCAGCAGGGCGCTGCGGACTTCGAGGAGACACTTTTCGTCCGTTGCCACGTCTACTGCAGCGGCGGTGGCGCCGGCAAGCCGCCGGCGAAGTTCGAGCCCCGCCCGTTCCTGCTGTCCGTGGTCGCCGTGGACGCGCCGGAGCTGGACCTCGGCCAGAGCTCGGTGGACTTGAGCGCCCTCGTGAAGGAGTCCACGGAGAAGAGCCAGCAAGGGGAGCGCGTGCGGCAGTGGCAGATGGCGTTCCCTCTCGCCGGCAAGGCCAAGGGCGGCGAGCTCGTCGTCACGCTCGCGTTCCAGATCATGGAGGACGGCGGCGTCGGGCTCTACAGCCAGCCGGCCACCAAGACTGCTGCATCATCCTCCTCTAGTTCGTCGGCGTTGTTCGCAAGGAAGCAGAGCAAGACGTCGTTTAGCATCACGAGCCCCAAGGTCACGCGATCGGAGCCGTCATTTACGCCGGCGAAGGGCACGCCGTCGCAGGACTTGAGTGGAATCGACGACTTCAAGCTCGACGGACCTAGCACTCCGGTGCCCGAGCCCAAGCAGGAGCAGAAGAAAGAGCCGGAGCCGGAGGCGAAAGCCGATGACTCGGAGTTCACGGAGTTCGACTTCGACGTCGTCGACAAAGGCGTGGAGGGGCAAGAAGAGAAGGACGAAGCCAACGCCGACAGCAAGAAGGAAGAcaaagaggcggaggaggaggagagcgcAACGCCGGCGGCCGGCGATGAGGTGGTCAAGGAGGTCGTGCACGACAGCGCGAGCATGTGGCGCCTCAACGAGCTGGAGGCGATCACCAATCAGATCAAGGCGCTCGAGTCACTGATGCTCGGCGACACGCTAGAAGAGGATGCCGACAAGCCGGCAGAGCCGCAGGAGGACGAGGCGGCGGTGGAAGggctggaggccgacgaggaGGAGGTCACCAGAGAGTTCCTGCAGCTACTGGAGCAAGGAGAGGGCAATGGCAAGTCATCGACCGCTCCTCAGGTGTCATCGCTCAAGTCCAGCGCGAAGCCGGGCACCGGCGCCGACGAGGCTTGCTACGTCTCCGACCTAGGCAAGGGGCTCGGCCCCATCGTGCAGACCCGGGACGGCGGCTACCTGGCCGCGACGAACCCGTTTGACATCCCGGTTGTGAGGAAGGAGCTTCCCAAGCTCGCCATGCAACTGTCCAAGCCGTTCATCCTCCGCGGCCAGAAGCTgcccggcggcggcgcggaggtgTTCCAGCGACTGTGCGCCGGCGGGTGTGAGACCCTGTGCGAGAAGCTGGGCGCGCTCACCGCGACCGACGAGGTGATCGGCAAAACCGCAGAGCAGATCGCCTTCGAGGGCATGGCGTCGGCGATCATCAGCGCGCGGAGCAAGGAGCTCGGCGCGAGCTCCAGCGCGGCCGAGTCCGTCTCTCTGCTCCGGACAATGTCGGCGGCGATGAGCGACGGGCGCCAGGAGAGGATCACCACCGGCATCTGGAACGCCCATGAGGCGCCGGTGACAGCGGACGAGATTCTGCCGTTCTCGCTGCAGAAGATCGAGACTATGGCCATCGAGGCGCTCAAGGTGCAGGCCGGCGTCGCCGAAGAGCAGGCTCCCTTCGACGTGTCCCCGGTCACCGACGCGGTGGACGCTGGGCACCCTCTGGACGCCGCCGTGCCACCGGAGGAGTGGGCGAGTGCGTGCGCTGGCGCAGACGCGGTGACCATGCTGGTGGTGGCGCAGCTGAGGGATCCCATGCGCCGGTACGAGGCGGTCGGCGCGCCGTCCATCGTGGTAATCCAGGCTGGACGGGCCGGCACCGACGCCGATGGCGAGACCAGGTTCAAGGTGGCCAATATGCACGTCGGCGGCATGCGGCTGAAGACGGCCGACCGGCGTAACGTGTGGGACGGAGAGAGGCAGAGGCTGACGGCGACGCACTGGCTCGTCGCCTATGGGCTCGGCAAGGCCGGCAAGAAGGGACGCCCGTCGGGGGCCGCAGCGGGGAAGATCGGGACTGACGTGCTGTGGAGCATGTCGTCGAGGGTGgtcgccgacatgtggctcaAGCCGATGCGCAACCCGGACGTGAAGATCGCAGCCAACTAA
- the LOC125510376 gene encoding uncharacterized protein LOC125510376: protein MAGEGRPDAQLFQLLTDLLQEVESMSNQEEVELRAKIEALGLEVTKVPEKAPKQLDELEIAAELDRLSARLDNVDKMISSAMTSDPEVKSLLSSTADVWMPVITASADERRGFAETSGDKGEQEKSK, encoded by the exons ATGGCGGGGGAGGGAAGGCCGGACGCGCAGCTCTTCCAGCTCCTCACCGACCTTCTGCAGGAG GTGGAGTCAATGAGCAACCAGGAAGAGGTAGAATTGAGAGCAAAGATTGAAGCGCTGGGCCTAGAAGTCACTAAGGTTCCAGAGAAGGCACCTAAgcaacttgatgag TTAGAAATAGCTGCAGAGCTGGACAGGCTGTCGGCAAGGCTCGATAATGTCGACAAGATGATATCATCTGCCATGACATCTGACCCCGAGGTGAAATCGCTTCTGAGCAGCACCGCCGATGTCTGGATGCCCGTCATCACCGCGTCTGCTGATGAAAGGCGAGGGTTTGCGGAAACAAGTGGCGACAAGGGAGAGCAAGAGAAATCTAAGTAA
- the LOC125510375 gene encoding mitochondrial phosphate carrier protein 1, mitochondrial: MASCGGAGGEAAGADAARRGVGVGRGSGMRLFSPEYYALCFGGGMLAAGATHLAITPLDVLKVNMQVNPVKYNTICSGLSALVREEGASSLWRGWGGKLFGYGAQGGCKFGLYEFFKKQYSDALVDSNRSTVYFLSSASAQIIADVALCPFESVKVRVQTQPMFAKGLVDGFPRVYAAEGLSGFYRGLLPLWGRNLPFSMIMFSSFEHTVDFLYQKVIQKKKQDCSTAQQLGATCLAGYISGAVGTVVSNPADNIVSSLYNKKAKNVLHAIKSIGLRGLFTRSLPIRITLVGPVVTMQWFFYDTIKIFTGLPPSGGLPRDLEKLDT, from the exons ATGGCCTCGTGCGGAGGagccggcggcgaggcggcgggggcgGACGCGGCGAGGAGGGGCGTCGGCGTTGGGAGAGGGAGTGGGATGCGGCTGTTCTCGCCGGAGTACTACGCCCTGTGCTTCGGCGGCGGGATGCTGGCGGCCGGCGCCACCCACCTCGCCATCACCCCGCTCGACGTCCTCAAGGTCAACATGCAG GTGAATCCAGTTAAATATAACACTATATGCTCGGGACTGAGTGCTCTTGTACGAGAAGAGGGCGCTTCGTCGCTTTGGAGAGGCTGGGGAGGGAAGCTATTCGGCTACGGCGCTCAGGGCGGCTGCAAGTTTGGCCTCTACGAGTTTTTCAAGAAGCAGTATTCTGATGCGCTGGTGGACAGCAACAGGAGCACAGTTTACTTTCTTAGCAGCGCCTCTGCTCAGATCATAGCTGATGTTGCCCTCTGCCCCTTCGAATCGGTGAAAGTCCGTGTGCAGACACAGCCCATGTTTGCAAAAGGTTTGGTCGATGGCTTTCCAAGGGTGTATGCCGCTGAGGGCTTGTCTGG ATTTTACAGGGGGCTTTTACCACTTTGGGGACGAAATCTTCCAT TTTCTATGATAATGTTTTCGTCATTTGAGCATACCGTCGACTTCCTGTACCAGAAAGTCATTCAAAAGAAGAAACAGGATTGTTCAACAGCGCAGCAGCTTGGTGCTACATGCCTGGCTGGATATATTTCTGGTGCTGTTGGTACTGTTGTTTCAAATCCTGCAGATAACATCGTCTCTTCTCTGTACAACAAAAAGGCTAAAAACGTTCTACAT GCTATAAAAAGCATTGGATTGCGTGGGCTGTTCACAAGAAGCCTGCCCATTCGAATTACCCTTGTAGGGCCTGTCGTGACCATGCAATGGTTCTTCTACGATACCATTAAGATATTTACTGGATT GCCGCCCAGTGGAGGGCTTCCTCGTGATCTGGAAAAACTTGACACGTAA